A region of Zeugodacus cucurbitae isolate PBARC_wt_2022May chromosome 5, idZeuCucr1.2, whole genome shotgun sequence DNA encodes the following proteins:
- the LOC105216463 gene encoding uncharacterized protein LOC105216463 isoform X3 has translation MNSEGSELESSNNGRVIYHTSQNASTIGSSVAARKSNSNVSVNNPNTILSNTMCSLGVIGHGNAATDVSNDSNLNNELVAPTGGIVGKFSEKPQERYVWEMRTRSPNVTPASTVLNSPDLNTDVQYALHHQHRQHHHQIRVGRSPGSQFEQQSVMPQGLASPGGSPTDVGKVGAQCLRDGEIVVFDDIDTNWMNKTNTSGFSNVLNSTQHTNSVSENYTSVHHQHNNEDILKVTKMIGQLPIAEYEGSPRRFGNQPLGNNKQAGTCALPKRPPGFPQRVSPIASTQQYSTIQQQLMQQDVNSRPAQCAQRILQQQQQQHYYATTPTSATAATTAAVGLNNCRDNKLVGNLIDIDERTATAIDGPPVKTPAFDYLYECSETRKVLEDFFKANSEDEKRFTDYTESGDDVGSCDTHLEYEQECEREREEGKHIEQAYIGQRLARIPKDELNMVHRSPRKQPCESVCNENNDIELYIDSNSRSSGDLADTELEANLRRHSRNFTLSPETTDYDSNCGDLDSLSNDINCPTDYGKLYTSMPVLEDGLSSGHASDTENNVNTAVENEKQIFDSNCTENCQTQPQQYQVQQQHMPPVMLQNNEYNASFAHECHDSCISNTLGNNAPMDGNLISDLNDVPENIIQQQQQTHHSDQQLCSHELLHNESSCCNNNSDICLNTSNELRHNDSNYDAVYAPAMNTQQSPPPTQVSATYRQCVRTKQQRESADIQEAMKEIRSALQRAKTQPEKLKFCDEVLPPDPESPVWVPRKTSPTNAALTANRLGGHHLHNMNCIGNDEHTGGTVAREEEEPDTDLETDRLLGQQRVDEQGFYDEKQTIWPKTSRIGGGTDSNDQSPSTSDITMLTTNSVSIKPQAFSSATIRQGIGTALTPSSPEQCQIVGSADVTLTSPEKLQFSKSPTGSIKSLKDSANSDKKAKTRNKEVLIEGVLFRARYLGSTQLVCEGQPTKSTRMMQAEEAVSRIKAPEGESQPSTEVDLFISTEKIMVLNTDLKEIMMDHALRTISYIADIGDLVVLMARRRFVPSDSCGSDVDVTNGCGNGNKDVQENGTGCGGAGANTSGCNSGTGNGGGTANGISSCNVGNGSNKHNRTPKMICHVFESDEAQFIAQSIGQAFQVAYMEFLKANGIEDHSFVKEMDYQEVLNSQEIFGDELEIFAKKELQKEVVVPKVKGEILGVVIVESGWGSMLPTVVIANLMSTGAAARCGQLNIGDQLIAINGMSLVGLPLSTCQSYIRNAKNQTAVKFTVVPCPPVVEVKIKRPNTKYQLGFSVQNGVICSLLRGGIAERGGVRVGHRIIEINNQSVVAVPHEKIVNLLATSVGEILMKTMPTSMFRLLTGQENPIYI, from the exons ATGAACTCGGAAGGTAGTGAATTGGAGTCCTCTAACAATGGGCGCGTCATATACCATACCTCTCAAAACGCGTCTACAATAGGTTCCTCAGTAGCAGCCCGTAAGAGTAATTCCAATGTGTCTGTTAACAATCCAAATACCATCTTAAGTAACACAATGTGTTCATTGGGGGTCATCGGTCATGGGAACGCAGCAACAGATGTTAGCAATGATTCGAATTTAAATAATGAATTGGTTGCACCGACTGGTGGAATTGTTGGCAAGTTCAGTGAAAAACCGCAAGAGCGCTACGTATGGGAAATGCGCACGCGCAGTCCAAATGTTACACCAGCTAGCACTGTGCTTAATTCTCCTGACTTGAATACGGATGTGCAATATGCATTGCATCATCAGCATCGGCAACATCATCACCAAATAAGAGTTGGCCGTAGTCCCGGCAGTCAATTCGAACAACAAAGCGTAATGCCTCAA GGTCTCGCCAGCCCAGGAGGATCACCAACGGATGTCGGTAAAGTTGGTGCACAATGCTTGCGCGACGGTGAAATAGTGGTATTCGATGATATTGACACCAATTGGATGAATAAAACCAATACTTCCGGGTTTTCAAATGTCCTTAATTCTACGCAGCACACGAACAGTGTCTCAGAGAACTATACGTCAGTACATCATCAACACAACAATGAAGATATACTCAAGGTCACCAAAATGATAGGTCAGCTACCGATTGCCGAGTATGAAGGTTCGCCACGCCGCTTTGGCAATCAACCATTAGGCAATAACAAGCAGGCAGGGACTTGTGCACTACCCAAACGTCCGCCAGGTTTTCCACAGCGCGTGTCACCAATCGCAAGTACACAGCAATActcaacaatacaacaacaactaatgcaACAGGATGTTAATTCACGTCCGGCACAATGTGCACAACGGATtttacagcagcaacaacaacaacattattatGCGACAACACCAACGTCCGCAACAGCAGCCACAACTGCTGCTGTTGGTTTAAATAACTGCCGCGATAATAAATTAGTTGGTAATTTGATTGATATCGACGAAAGGACTGCAACCGCTATTGATGGGCCCCCAGTTAAAACGCCAGCCTTCGATTACTTGTATGAGTGTTCAGAAACCCGAAAAGTGCTCGAAGATTTCTTCAAAGCGAATTCAGAAGATGAAAAACGTTTTACAGACTACACTGAAAGTGGTGATGACGTCGGCAGTTGT GATACCCATCTGGAGTATGAACAAGAGTGCGAACGTGAGCGGGAGGAAGGAAAGCATATAGAGCAGGCGTACATAGGACAACGTTTAGCTAGAATACCCAAAGACGAATTAAATATGGTCCACCGATCGCCACGCAAGCAA CCTTGTGAGTCGGTTTGCAATGAAAACAATGACATCGAGTTATACATAGATTCAAATAGTCGTAGCAGTGGAGACTTAGCCGACACAGAATTAGAAGCAAATCTACGCCGGCATTCGCGCAATTTTACGCTGTCTCCTGAGACCACTGACTACGATTCAAATTGTGGTGATCTCGACAGTTTGTCGAATGACATCAATTGCCCCACGGATTATGGTAAATTATACACTAGTATGCCTGTACTAGAGGATGGTCTATCGAGCGGCCATGCATCAGATAcggaaaataatgtaaatacgGCAGTTGagaatgaaaaacaaatatttgatagCAACTGCACGGAGAATTGCCAAACGCAACCGCAGCAATatcaagtacaacaacaacatatgccaCCTGTAATGCTGCAAAATAATGAGTATAACGCGAGTTTCGCACACGAGTGCCATGATAGTTGCATTTCAAACACTTTGGGGAACAACGCTCCAATGGACGGCAATTTAATAAGCGATTTAAATGATGTGCctgaaaatataattcaacaacaacagcaaacacaccATTCTGATCAGCAGTTGTGCAGTCATGAACTATTGCACAACGAAAGTagttgctgcaacaacaattccGATATTTGCTTAAACACTTCGAATGAGCTGAGACATAACGATTCCAATTACGATGCAGTCTACGCACCAGCCATGA ACACACAACAATCGCCACCGCCAACGCAAGTGTCTGCTACATATCGCCAGTGCGTTCGCACAAAACAGCAACGTGAGTCTGCTGATATACAGGAGGCAATGAAGGAGATACGGTCGGCGCTGCAACGTGCCAAAACGCAGCcagagaaattaaaattttgcgaTGAAGTGTTACCGCCCGATCCAGAATCACCAGTTTGGGTGCCGCGTAAAACATCGCCAACGAATGCTGCACTAACAGCCAATCGATTGGGCGGTCACCATTTGCATAATATGAATTGTATTGGCAATGATGAGCATACTGGCGGCACTGTCGCAAGGGAGGAGGAGGAACCAGACACAGATTTGGAGACGGATAGATTGCTGGGGCAGCAGCGTGTGGATGAGCAAGGTTTTTACGATGAAAAG CAGACAATCTGGCCGAAAACGTCACGTATTGGTGGTGGCACCGATTCAAACGATCAGTCGCCCAGCACTTCGGACATAACAATGCTCACTACAAATTCCGTTAGTATTAAACCGCAAGCTTTCTCCTCAGCTACAATACGTCAGGGCATCGGTACAGCGTTGACGCCCAGTTCGCCAGAACAGTGCCAGATTGTGGGCAGCGCAGATGTTACGCTCACATCACCTGAAAAGTTGCAATTCTCAAAAAGTCCAACGGGTTCTATCAAATCGCTCAAAGATTCGGCGAATAGCGATAAGAAAGCGAAGACACGCAACAAGGAGG TGCTAATTGAAGGGGTACTTTTTCGGGCACGCTATTTAGGCTCAACACAACTGGTGTGCGAGGGGCAGCCAACAAAATCAACGCGCATGATGCAAGCCGAAGAGGCTGTGTCACGCATTAAG GCGCCAGAAGGTGAGAGCCAACCCTCGACAGAAGTCGATCTATTCATATCAACCGAAAAGATTATGGTGCTCAACACAGACCTCAAGGAGATTATGATGGATCACGCCTTGCGCACAATCTCCTACATAGCGGATATCGGCGATTTGGTTGTGTTAATGGCGCGTCGTCGGTTTGTGCCGTCCGACTCATGTGGCTCCGATGTAGATGTCACAAATGGCTGTGGTAATGGCAATAAAGATGTTCAAGAGAATGGCACAGGTTGCGGTGGTGCCGGTGCAAATACTAGTGGTTGTAATAGCGGCACTGGGAACGGTGGTGGCACTGCCAATGGCATTAGCAGCTGCAACGTTGGGAACGGTAGTAATAAACATAATCGCACACCGAAAATGATTTGTCATGTGTTCGAAAGCGATGAGGCACAATTTATTGCACAATCAATTGGTCAAGCCTTTCAGGTGGCTTATATGGAATTTCTAAAAGCGAATGGCATCGAAGATCATAGCTTTGTGAAGGAGATGGACTATCAGGAGGTGCTCAATAGTCAGGAGATTTTCGGTGATGAGCTGGAAATATTCGCCAAGAAGGAATTGCAAAAAGAGGTTGTTGTACCCAAGGTGAAAGGTGAAATACTCGGTGTGGTGATTGTGGAAAGCGGTTGGGGCTCAATGCTGCCCACAGTGGTGATAGCCAATCTTATGTCGACGGGTGCGGCGGCGCGTTGTGGCCAATTAAATATCGGTGATCAATTGATTGCCATTAATGGCATGAGCTTGGTGGGCCTGCCGCTGTCCACATGCCAGAGTTATATACGCAATGCGAAAAATCAGACAGCGGTCAAATTCACTGTCGTGCCGTGCCCACCTGTAGTTGAGGTGAAAATCAAACGTCCAAACACTAAATACCAACTTGGTTTTAGTGTGCAGAATGGCGTG ATTTGCAGTTTGCTGCGTGGCGGCATTGCAGAGCGCGGTGGTGTGCGCGTTGGCCATCGCATAATCGAAATCAACAATCAGAGTGTGGTGGCGGTGCCGCATGAAAAAATCGTCAATCTGCTCGCTACATCTGTGGGCGAG ATCTTAATGAAGACCATGCCTACTTCAATGTTCCGCTTACTCACGGGACAAGAGAAtcccatatatatttaa